The genomic stretch ggatatgtcacatggttctatcgggtgtcacatcctctgctgacacccgacgctcccggcgctcgtaggccagcacacgaggagatcctggagaaccagcaggccgaggatgaccacgccattgatctcctgtcgatctgccagcggatagagatgcttgggcgggacgcgttggatcgaggtgtcgttcatcagggcggtccagaggcagtcgccgtgatggagatgatcgtcactgatgcgggtcgtgcggcggcatacaggcggcagaggagggcccagggtgagagggttaggcatacccagtagtggtcgggttttttttgttttgttttcggattgtatctttcgtacactattattatttggatttggatcggatcggtttgtatatatcactattcttatcatattagtatattagtattttctgtttatatatcgattattttatttgccgtctttctttaattaaaaatacgaggctgtttccaaaatcataaaaaaaaaacacagtttctgcataatttggaagctcatttccgaaaccccccaaaatctgaaaaaaggtgttttcggaagttcatctccgaaaacaccccccatttggtgttttcggagatgaacttccgaagcctgagaaaatttaaaaaaaaaaaaaatcttcagaagttcatttccgaagcaggagtAAACTGGGGTTTTCGCCGGGGATGaccccataggaaggtgggtaaagaaaaaaccaatcATAATTAGACAACCTATAATCTTAGACATGCCCCCAACTAAGtaaaaatctcaaaaacaaaAAGCACGATGCCATAGCATCCAAGCCACCTAAAATTCAAAACTTGTATTTTTCAATTCTTAAACTCACCTAATAGTTCtacttttataaatttaaaacataaaataaaatatgcaaaGAAAAACAAGTGCTCCTTATTATTAAACCATATTACAAGCACATATATTAATACATGAGAAGTCATTCTCCACACTTACAACATAATAAGAAAACACACATGAAATAAGTGCATAATGAAGCAGCACTCGTAGgtcttgtttaacacatatataAAAGACTAAAGCATATAGAGCTTGGAAACTAGGAACTAGCTCTATATGATAGCCTATAATAattgaaacataatatgaatgattattTATTGGCTGATATGGTGAGGGCGTCTTGCAAGGTATACTCTAGGGCATAAGGTTCGTTCTCACTCTTAGAGGGATTAGCAGAGTCATTAGCGTTCCAGAGAAAAACACCGGGGAGTTTTGAGGAGTGCAAGAGTTTTACGCAGCCATCAATGAAATTATGTTGTGTAATCTTTACATTCTTAGTGTCAATTGGGTCGGTGCTAATTCCAGGAAGGACTTTATCAGGACCGTAGTCTTctattaaattgttatatatCTCTATAAAGGCCTCAGCTGAAGATACAATTTTTTCTTGATCGTAGAATTGATAGTCAACCCAATTGATATTGTCTTTGTTAGCATAATACAAAGTGCGGTAGTAGGGTTCATTTTTCTCAGATGGAGCAATGGATACCACATTAATATTTAGGTCAAGATCATTCTTGAGTTGTGTTATAACTCGGCCTATGCACTTAACAAATAGGTCGTTACTAGTTTTGATAGTTTCATAATTGATGTCAATGCCATCGATCATGTTACCGCTAGCATTCTTGTATTTTCCAATGAGCTCTTTGAGTGATTTTACAGCCTTCCTATTCCACGAATATTCCTCATAAGGATCAAATGGAGTTTTTACATCACGACCTCCGATACTTATTACCACCTTCACATTTGGAttgttttccttcaaaattttcactttttttggACCGAAGTAATCCACAtcccaagtttctttgaaaattcctTTGCCTTTTCCATTTTTGTCATACTCCTCACTAGCAAAGCCCAAAATGAAGTGGAATTCAAAGTTTTCGGTGTTGATGATTTCAGTTGGAAAATCTGTTAAACTTGTTGAAGATTGGTTCACACCAATGTATTCGCGAAAGATAACTTTAGACATTTTCACAATTTGAGATTAGTTGGCATTTGTGTGTTTGATTGGTTGTGGTTTGAATTAATCACAACCCTTGTTTCCCTTTTATAAGACTACGGATCAATTATAATACAATTAGTTATTCCGTATTTTGTTTTAGAAATTCGTCAATAATGGAATTAATATTCAATGACTAATTATAATTGAGTATAAAAAAGGACTCATTATAATACAATTAGAAAGTCAATGTTGTAATATTTAATCACTAATTATAATAGATTAAAAAAAGACTAATTATAATACAATACTAGTCAAttagtttattttgttttagaAAAGCGTcaatagtcttttttttttttaatagaaggTTGAAGGCCTAAGCCCAAGACCAAAACAATTACAACGGTATTATTTTAGGGTTAGTGATccgaaatattaaaataaacacATCTATTATTCATGTTACGCGTAATATTGGCTAAAGCATTTGGGCATTGATTTACTTCCCAATAATAAACACATCTATTAtttatgaatatatttttttgacttatattataatattttataatataattttattgtgAAATATAGAAATAATGTATTTGAAATAATGAGAAATGATATGGATTGCTTACAATAAGTATAAATTTTACAAGAAAAATATATTTCTAGAATATGAAAGTGATATATAGTatattgttatatatttaatgttttaatgatctttaaatcctaaaaaaaaaaataggcatATTCTAAAAATTTGAAGCATGTATGAGATGATATTAAAAATcatcattttaaataaatttcaaaaaatatattttgatacacaactctatttttatttttatttttacaaaaaccAACTTAACGACTTTCATTCAATAGATAAGTATCAATACAAGGAGGTAACATATTAAGGATACTACGCCTAGACCTAGAATTGACCGCCTTAGTTAACAAATGGGCAACCGAATTTGCTTGGCGCTTTATGAACTTCacctcaaagtttggaaaagaGAGCAACAAGttcttaataattttaataataacacTAAACTCAGAGTTTCCTAACTGCTTAGAGTAAACAACATGGACTACACCTTGACAATCACTCTAAAAAACAACATGGGATAATTGTAAAAAAATAGCATTCTGGATCGCTTCCTTCAAGGTCAATGCTTCGGCCTCTATGACTGATAAAAGGCCTACATCCCACGCCACACCAGCAGTTTGAAATCTCCCCATATGATCCCTAATACACCAACCTCTGTTAGTGGTTCCATAGATGTTATTGAAACCCGCGTCAATATTACACTTCACCTGACCGTACAAAGGCAGACTCCAACTTTCCGGAACCACAGTACCCACCCTAATATTCCTTTCCTCTTTGGCTATAAACCAATCTTTCTAGTTATGAAAAGCTTGCACCCTAATATTAGTGGCATCTTCTCGAGAGTCCTGCCAAACCACCTTATTCCCACTCCTCCAAATATTATATAACAACACGGCAAATCTACCTGCATCTCTATTATCCTCTCGACTACACACATCAAAAATGAGGAATTTAGCATCGAGGAAAGTATGTAATCGAGAATCAATTATAGATaacaaacctgctgcccgccaactTTGAGAGGTAGAAGAACAACCAAAGAACACATGCCAATCATCCTCCTCTTCAACCTCACACCAAGGACAAAAAGACGGGCATTGGACATGAGGATTttgtagcggct from Vicia villosa cultivar HV-30 ecotype Madison, WI linkage group LG4, Vvil1.0, whole genome shotgun sequence encodes the following:
- the LOC131599583 gene encoding chitinase 2-like, translating into MSKVIFREYIGVNQSSTSLTDFPTEIINTENFEFHFILGFASEEYDKNGKGKGIFKETWDVDYFGPKKVKILKENNPNVKVVISIGGRDVKTPFDPYEEYSWNRKAVKSLKELIGKYKNASGNMIDGIDINYETIKTSNDLFVKCIGRVITQLKNDLDLNINVVSIAPSEKNEPYYRTLYYANKDNINWVDYQFYDQEKIVSSAEAFIEIYNNLIEDYGPDKVLPGISTDPIDTKNVKITQHNFIDGCVKLLHSSKLPGVFLWNANDSANPSKSENEPYALEYTLQDALTISANK